ACCGCCGCCGAAGCCGCCGCCAGAACCCGTGCCGCCACCGAAGCCGGATCCACCGCCGCTGCCGCTACCAGAGCCGCTGCCGCTTCCCCCGCCAAAACCGCTGCCGCCACCGATGGCACCGCCGCCGTGACCTTTGTCACCCGGCATTACAGAGTGGCCGCCGCCGAAGCCGTCGCCTTTTCCACCACCACCTTTGCCGCCGCCGCCCTTGCCGCCGCCTCCACCTTTGCCACCGCCGCCACCTCCGTTGCCGCCGCCGTTTCCTCCACCAGATCCAGACCCTGAACCTGAACCTGATCCCGACCCTGTTCCAGTGCCAGTACCGTTGCCGCCGGTCGCATTGCCACCGGTAGCGTTTGAATTGCCACCCGTCGCATTGCCGCCGTTACCATTGGCCGTTGCGTTGCCACCCTGACCGCCGGTCGCGTTTGAGTTACCACCCTGGCCGCCTGTGGCATTGCCGCCAGTTGCGTTTCCGCCCTGAGCGTTGTTGTTGATGGTGATACCGCCGTTGCCGCCGTTGCCATCACCGTTGTTGTTATTGTTATTGTTGTTGGCACCGTCGTTGTTGTTGTTCAACGAGCCGCCGATCAGGCCGCCGAGAATTCCACCACCGAATCCGCCGCCGAAGCCTCCGCCACCGCCGAAGCCGCCGCTGCTGCCGCCGCCGAAGCCAGCTCCGTGACCAGTTCCACCACCGAAGCCACCGCCTGCTCCTGCCCCTACGCCACCGCCATCGGGAACCAAAGCTTCGCCCTGAACAATGGCGTCGCCCGCGTAGATCGCTCCGCCGGGAATTCCTTCCTGACCGTACAGGCCGAGGTAGTTTCCACCGTAGAGGTCGGCTGCAATGGGGTTTCCGTTTTCGTCGACCAGTTGGTCTTCCTCAACAACCTCCTGCTGATAGGGCTGAACCTGAGCCGTGCCTTGTGCCACTTCAGGCAGGGCCTGTGGCGCTGGTCCGCATCCGCAGTCGGCCGGATTGTAAAAAGACATGTGCGACACTCGCGGCATGGCCTGCACCGCGACTGGATATCCGGGCATCATTGCTCCGGAAACGTGAGCCGCAACAACCTCACCGCAAGACGAGCAGGGGCGAGCGTAAGCGAAACGTGAATCGTGCCGGACTCCCTGAGCCCACGCAGGCGTTGCTGCGGTTGCGGCAAGCGCGCCAAACAACGATGCCTTCTTGAAGATTGATTTGAGTTTCTGGTTCAACATAGTTCGCTTGCCTCGCAGTTCCTGAATTCACGATTTGAAGTGAATGAGTGATGACAATTTGCTAAGGGGATCGCATAGTAAAGATGCCCATCCGTAGCGGGTCATCATGGGCTAAACATATACGGTCCATTGGATGTCTCCAGCAGCATCTGAAACACATGAACTGTTTTACGCACTTTGCCTAATCGGACTTCCGGTCGTAACGATTATGCGGGCTCAGCGTTGCCAATTTGCAACGTCGTGGTGCCATCCGACCAATAAAAACACTGCATATTTGGTTTTCCGGCGTGTTTCCAACGGAAAACTTCGAACGCTGCGGGAATTGACGAGCTAGCCTCTTGTTGGCACTGCGCTGTCCGTTCGAATTCCGTCCGTTTTTGACGGTGTTCCAGAAGGTTCAGCCGTTGCGGCGACACCCCATTTGGCGAATCACATTTGCAAAGTGTGCTATGCAACATCGATCAATTCTGAAATCACATGAACCGGACGAATGGGCGTGCCCCGACTGGAAGGCTCGCGCCATCTGGACGGGTGTCTTCTTTTTGGCCCTGGTTGTGCTGTTCAGCGACCTGCTGCAGTCTTTTCTGAGCCGGTGGTCTACAGAACCGCAGTACTCTCATGGATTTGCCATTCCACTCATCGCCGCCGGACTTGGCTGGTACCTCAGCGATCGCATCCGAGCCGGGTGGGCTCAATCAAGCGCATGGGGAATCGCCTTCATCGTTGCCGGAACGGTTCTGCACATTCTTGGCCGCTATCTGTTTATTGAAGCAGCCGATTGCCTGGGACTGCTGCTGTGCATCACAGGGGGCGCATTTCTGATTTGGGGACGAAACCTGGTGTGGGGCGTCTGGCCCGCGATACTGTTTTTGATCTTCATGTTTCCGCTGCCGTACCGAATTGAACGCATGCTGTCCGCTCCGCTGCAACTTTACGGAGCTGAAAAATCGGCTTACTACATTCAGATGTTTGGCATCCCGGCCGTCGCCAAAGGCAGCCTGATTTTGATGGGCGACCACAAACTTGGCGTCGCGGAAGCCTGCAGCGGTATGAGAATGCTGACGGTGTTCTTTGCGATCTCTGCAGCAACCATCATCGTGACAAAGCGATCGGTCTGGGAA
This DNA window, taken from Fuerstiella marisgermanici, encodes the following:
- a CDS encoding exosortase/archaeosortase family protein codes for the protein MQHRSILKSHEPDEWACPDWKARAIWTGVFFLALVVLFSDLLQSFLSRWSTEPQYSHGFAIPLIAAGLGWYLSDRIRAGWAQSSAWGIAFIVAGTVLHILGRYLFIEAADCLGLLLCITGGAFLIWGRNLVWGVWPAILFLIFMFPLPYRIERMLSAPLQLYGAEKSAYYIQMFGIPAVAKGSLILMGDHKLGVAEACSGMRMLTVFFAISAATIIVTKRSVWEKVIILFSAIPIALICNIGRIVATALAHHWLGQDMADLVFHDLSGWLMMPSAMLLLFLLLKLLDWLFVAAPEAEDKLRSVKRMGLPGVPTVTRS
- a CDS encoding PEP-CTERM sorting domain-containing protein, producing MLNQKLKSIFKKASLFGALAATAATPAWAQGVRHDSRFAYARPCSSCGEVVAAHVSGAMMPGYPVAVQAMPRVSHMSFYNPADCGCGPAPQALPEVAQGTAQVQPYQQEVVEEDQLVDENGNPIAADLYGGNYLGLYGQEGIPGGAIYAGDAIVQGEALVPDGGGVGAGAGGGFGGGTGHGAGFGGGSSGGFGGGGGFGGGFGGGILGGLIGGSLNNNNDGANNNNNNNNGDGNGGNGGITINNNAQGGNATGGNATGGQGGNSNATGGQGGNATANGNGGNATGGNSNATGGNATGGNGTGTGTGSGSGSGSGSGSGGGNGGGNGGGGGGKGGGGGKGGGGKGGGGKGDGFGGGHSVMPGDKGHGGGAIGGGSGFGGGSGSGSGSGSGGGSGFGGGTGSGGGFGGGQGGGQGGDDQGSGFGGGQGGGTGGGSGFGGGSGSGSGSGSGSGSGSGSGSGSGSGSGSGSGSGSGSGSGSGSGSGSGSGSGSGSGSVSGSGSGSGSGSGSGSGSGSGSGSGSGSGSGSGSGSGSGSGSGSGSGSGSGSGSGSGFGNNPDCPTDGGGSGSGSGSGSGSGSGSGSGSGSGSGSGSGSGSGSGSGSGSGSGSGSGSGSGSGSGSGSGSGSGSGSGSGSGSGSGSGSGSGSGSGSGSGSGFGGGSGSGSGSGSGSGSGSGSGGGFFSNPQEPTVDVPVTQPTDPGNNGGSGFGNGGNAGGGIGDPGSGNAPVVPEPGSLLMMAVGSMMGGMAYLRRRRKDKTAE